One window of Paenibacillus sp. FSL K6-3182 genomic DNA carries:
- a CDS encoding HlyD family efflux transporter periplasmic adaptor subunit → MKIKVGFYIGIAIALIVGGSLLVVKGKDAVSLAEMRKQGVLEAEQTTLFYQKSPGSIVEVGVAAGDWVKRGDVLFKVKLAEEGEEDVLALDDGLISRIPVKPGDQVKQGAPMAVLQKNNYYTDLYIQESEIQKLQVDQSIGIHFPYLDDPAQVTGIVTSISAAPQFANLRMSREKGQADLSMFLVRIAVDSNADLLPGMTAEVRLDEIAD, encoded by the coding sequence ATGAAAATAAAAGTTGGTTTTTATATTGGGATTGCGATTGCGCTGATCGTTGGAGGTTCACTTCTTGTTGTTAAAGGAAAGGATGCTGTCAGTCTGGCTGAGATGAGGAAACAAGGTGTGCTTGAGGCGGAGCAAACGACCCTGTTTTATCAGAAAAGTCCAGGTTCGATTGTAGAGGTGGGTGTGGCTGCGGGTGACTGGGTAAAACGGGGTGATGTGTTATTCAAGGTTAAATTAGCTGAAGAAGGAGAAGAAGATGTGCTTGCACTAGATGACGGGTTGATCAGCAGGATTCCGGTTAAGCCGGGGGATCAAGTAAAACAAGGAGCGCCTATGGCGGTTTTGCAAAAAAACAACTATTATACAGATCTCTACATACAGGAAAGTGAAATCCAGAAGCTTCAGGTTGATCAAAGCATTGGTATTCATTTTCCGTATTTGGATGATCCCGCACAGGTGACTGGTATTGTGACTTCGATTTCAGCGGCTCCTCAATTTGCAAACCTGCGCATGTCACGTGAAAAAGGGCAAGCAGATTTAAGTATGTTTCTTGTCCGAATAGCTGTGGATTCAAATGCTGATTTGCTTCCGGGGATGACGGCGGAGGTGAGACTTGATGAAATCGCTGATTGA